The window ACCAGCAGTAGAGTTAGCACGTGATTGAGCTGGGAGTGGTTTTCCGGGTAAATATTTACCGGTAAGAATACCTTGTGCAACAGGTGACCAAACAACTTGTCCGAGTCCTTCACGTTGGCATGTTGGTATTACATCCGTTTCGATAACTCGCCATAACATCGAGTACTGGGGTTGGCTCGCGATAAGAGGGATTTTTAATTCACGGGCAAGCGCCGCCCCACGGGTGATTTGTTCTGCCGTCCACTCACTAACACCTAAATATAAGACTTTACCTTGTCGAACAAGGTCTGCGAAAGCTAACATTGTTTCTTCAAGTGGGGTAGATGGGTCAAATCGGTGGGCATAATAGACGTCGATGTAATCAGTCTGTAACCGACTTAACGATGCATGACAATTTTCGAAAATATGCTTACGAGATAACCCCCTATCATTTTGGCCTTTTCCAGTAGGATGGCAAACTTTTGTACATAACTCAATACTCTCTCGTCTTACACCGTGCAATGATCGACCGAGTATTTCCTCAGCTTTAGTTTCTGAATATACATCAGCAGTATCAAAAGTTGTTATGCCGACATCCAATGCTGTTTTAACACACTCTATTGCGGTGTTGTCATCTACTTTTCCTCCATGATTAATCCAGTTACCATAGGCAATTTTACTAATCGCTAATCCGCTATTGCCAAGTTTACTTTACTCCATTGCTATTGCCCCCTTAAAAAGTGATAATTTCATTATAAATATCGCTTATTGATATGTATAATATATAAATACTTAATTACTTATATAAAAAATATATAAGTAATTCCAAGCGATAGCATTCTCACTTAAACAAATTAATTTCTTAGATTATCGAAAGGTAGTAAAATGAAGGTAACGATTTATATCGAAAGAGGGGAATCACTATAAAATGACAACTTCGAAAAGCAATTTAAGGATATGTGAAAAAGGACATGAATACTATAAGAGTAGTGATTGTCCAAGCTGCCCAAAGTGTGAGCAAGAGCGTAAACCTGAAAATGGATTTCTTTCACAACTTTCTGCACCAGCCAGAAGAGCATTAGAACACAACGCAATAATTACTGTGGAACAGCTTTCAAAGTTTAGTGAAAAAGAAATTTTGCAATTGCACGGTATCGGACCAGCTTCACTGCCTAATCTGAGGGCTTCGTTAGCTGAAAAGGGACTATCATTTAAGAATTAAGTGTGCTGAGTTGAAATGAAAATACACGAACAATCCTAAAGATCATTAATTTTTAACACCCGATTTTGATTGTACAAACATCCAGACAGAATTATCACAAATAGTGATGATCCATTGTTTGTTCGTCCGTTAGTAAATATGGAAACAAGACATTTTTTCTTGCTAATAACATCGTATTCATCGATATGGAGGGTTGGAAATTGCAATTATTTGTTAGAGAGATGAATAAAAGATTTGCAACTGAGCTGCTACATTGGACGTATAATGCGCCATATGATTTTTATAATAATGAATTCACTACTGAAACCCTAAAAGAAATACTCGACAATCCCTATCAGGCAATTGTCAATGACAAAGAGCAGTTAGTCGGTTATTTCTGTACTGGAATATCGGCTCAAGTACCGAGTGGACATATTGTTAGTGCATATTTGGACAATTATATTGATATCGGAATTGGCATGAAACCTATTCTCACAGGAAAAGGTTTCGGTACAGTGTTCTTTTCATTTATTCTAAGCCAGGTGCAACGAGAAGAGCATGCACCTCTTCGCTTAACAGTTGCAACATTTAATACAAGAGCTATTCATCTATATGAAAAATTAGGCTTTGAAAAAAAACTAGAATTCAAACACCAAGCAACACGATTTATTACAATGCTGAAAATATAAGTGTAAGTGCATCCGGCTTTGTTTTGTAATTTTTATTAAGAATTAGAGATGACCAGGTACCATGTGAACCTGGTCGCTTTTCTCGTTGCTTTTTTATCGCTGTTAGTAGATTTCTTCTTCACCTATGCGTAGAGAAACAGATAAATTGTAATTTGTTTGAAAGCAATGGTAACATTTGGTTGTAAGAATTAGAAAAGAAGAGGTGTCGTACATATGGTAAGAAATTATATGATCTTTGGTGCTAGCAAAGGGTTGGGTGATGCATTTGTGAAAGGCTTACCTGAACCAGGGGACAAAGTGTGGATTGTCTCTAGGAGTAGACCTAAAAGCATAGATATAAACGATGGTGTTCAAAGAGTATGGCTAGAAGCAGACTTATCACAACAAAATAATAAAATTAGTGAACAGCTAAAAAATGAATGCGTGGATGTCTTGATTTATAACGTTGGTGTGTGGGAGGAAAAAGGCTTTGAAGATGACTATGACTTCGAGCAGGATGATCCTGCACATATCGCTAATATCATTAATATCAATATTACATCTACGATAACTTATATTCAGGCGTTACTACCAAATTTACGAAAGTCGGAAAATGGTAAAATAATCTTGATAGGGTCAACTGCAGGCTTGGATCATACGAATAACAATCAAGTTTCATTTGTGGCATCGAAGTTTGGCATTCGCGGGATTACAAACGCTTTACGAGAGCATGTTCGAAAAGATAAAATCGCCGTAACTTGTGTTAATCCAGGTGAACTGGCAGCAGAAATTCCCTATGAGGATGGTCCTGAAAAAGCCATAACTGAATATAATGGGACTCGCATTCCTGTGCAAGATATTGTTGCTATCGTCAAATGTGTTGTGAATTTATCCAAAGTGTCATGCGTGAAAGAGATTCACGTACCAGCAATCACGGATCTAAATGCATAGAGTAAGGGTAGCTAATAGCCGAGAGGGGTAAAAATTATGCACAATGTCATTGATAATTTAACTTATTGGATTATGAAGGTCATTGAAGAGTTCAAGCTTATGTCAGAATTAGAAGTTTCTCAACGGCCTTTGCCTGAAAAATGGTCAAAAAAAATATCAGGGCATTTATGTGATTCTGCTAATCATAATCTGGAAAGATTTATTAAAGTACAAT of the Lysinibacillus fusiformis genome contains:
- a CDS encoding aldo/keto reductase family protein, producing the protein MSKIAYGNWINHGGKVDDNTAIECVKTALDVGITTFDTADVYSETKAEEILGRSLHGVRRESIELCTKVCHPTGKGQNDRGLSRKHIFENCHASLSRLQTDYIDVYYAHRFDPSTPLEETMLAFADLVRQGKVLYLGVSEWTAEQITRGAALARELKIPLIASQPQYSMLWRVIETDVIPTCQREGLGQVVWSPVAQGILTGKYLPGKPLPAQSRANSTAGKPFFNNLVRRWMNDDVLTSIQKLEPIARDIDLTLAQLAVAWVLQNDNVSSAIIGASDPQQVRENAYAADVKLQPEIMNQIDEVLHGIIEYDSSKTG
- a CDS encoding RNA polymerase alpha subunit C-terminal domain-containing protein, coding for MTTSKSNLRICEKGHEYYKSSDCPSCPKCEQERKPENGFLSQLSAPARRALEHNAIITVEQLSKFSEKEILQLHGIGPASLPNLRASLAEKGLSFKN
- a CDS encoding GNAT family N-acetyltransferase, whose amino-acid sequence is MQLFVREMNKRFATELLHWTYNAPYDFYNNEFTTETLKEILDNPYQAIVNDKEQLVGYFCTGISAQVPSGHIVSAYLDNYIDIGIGMKPILTGKGFGTVFFSFILSQVQREEHAPLRLTVATFNTRAIHLYEKLGFEKKLEFKHQATRFITMLKI
- a CDS encoding SDR family NAD(P)-dependent oxidoreductase, with translation MVRNYMIFGASKGLGDAFVKGLPEPGDKVWIVSRSRPKSIDINDGVQRVWLEADLSQQNNKISEQLKNECVDVLIYNVGVWEEKGFEDDYDFEQDDPAHIANIININITSTITYIQALLPNLRKSENGKIILIGSTAGLDHTNNNQVSFVASKFGIRGITNALREHVRKDKIAVTCVNPGELAAEIPYEDGPEKAITEYNGTRIPVQDIVAIVKCVVNLSKVSCVKEIHVPAITDLNA